Proteins co-encoded in one Christiangramia fulva genomic window:
- a CDS encoding efflux RND transporter periplasmic adaptor subunit, with product MKYIYIVCISLFLFSCGNNEEEGHAHDTEGNHVGSEVPTISNTIWTDQTELFVEFPALVEGKTSKFAAHFTVLDKHQPVRNGSVTVSLIQGDSGIRHKVDSPSSPGIFSPALQPKEPGTYDLVFDLKTPEYSDRIVIEDVQVYASAEEASENVTEAEDAGISFLKEQAWKIDFQTEPVTDGEVYDIVQTSGVWQAAPGTYKILAAGANGMVNFVAENLTEGSEVKRGQLLMNLSSEGLSSNNIQAEIAQAKARYDQAKAEYERKKELFEDKIVPRAEFERVESDFRVAESNYRALASNYGAGGKQIRAPFDGFIKSISTSNGDYVEQGANLVSIGTDKSRLLKTQLSASHNPSKEAIASVWYKNDEGTWSEVEEGSIVSVGKEVEDRKPMIPVYIKVNDVVEMPEGSFTEVQIALGEAETGIVVPEAALLEDYGNFSVIVQTGGESFERIPVKIGKRNGKNAQVLSGLDAGEVVVTTGNYQVKMASMSGQTPAHGHDH from the coding sequence ATGAAATATATTTATATAGTATGTATCTCGCTTTTCCTTTTTTCCTGCGGAAATAACGAGGAGGAAGGCCATGCGCATGATACAGAAGGAAATCATGTAGGTTCAGAAGTTCCTACGATTAGCAACACCATCTGGACAGACCAGACGGAGCTTTTCGTTGAATTTCCGGCTTTAGTGGAAGGGAAAACCAGCAAATTTGCAGCTCACTTTACTGTTCTGGATAAACATCAGCCGGTTAGAAATGGTTCGGTTACGGTAAGTCTCATTCAAGGAGATAGTGGAATTCGGCATAAGGTAGACTCACCTTCTTCACCTGGAATCTTTTCTCCGGCCTTACAGCCAAAAGAACCGGGAACTTATGACCTCGTTTTTGATCTGAAAACCCCTGAATATTCAGACAGGATCGTAATAGAAGACGTTCAGGTGTATGCCTCGGCTGAAGAAGCATCAGAAAATGTAACGGAAGCAGAAGATGCGGGCATTAGCTTTTTAAAGGAGCAGGCCTGGAAGATCGATTTTCAAACCGAGCCTGTTACAGATGGTGAAGTTTATGACATTGTGCAAACTTCCGGAGTCTGGCAAGCCGCTCCGGGAACTTATAAAATCCTTGCGGCAGGAGCCAATGGAATGGTGAATTTCGTTGCAGAAAACCTGACGGAAGGTAGTGAAGTAAAAAGAGGTCAATTGTTGATGAACTTGAGCAGTGAAGGACTTTCTTCCAATAATATTCAGGCAGAGATAGCCCAGGCCAAAGCCAGATATGATCAGGCGAAAGCTGAATATGAGCGGAAAAAAGAATTGTTTGAGGATAAGATCGTTCCCAGAGCTGAATTTGAAAGGGTGGAAAGCGATTTTCGTGTAGCCGAATCTAATTACCGTGCACTTGCCTCCAATTACGGAGCAGGCGGGAAGCAGATCAGGGCTCCATTTGACGGATTTATAAAATCCATCAGCACCTCAAACGGGGATTATGTAGAACAGGGAGCTAATCTAGTTTCTATTGGAACTGATAAGTCCCGTTTGCTTAAAACGCAATTAAGTGCCTCTCATAATCCGAGTAAAGAAGCTATTGCGAGTGTCTGGTACAAAAATGATGAAGGAACCTGGAGTGAAGTGGAAGAAGGATCTATTGTTTCCGTAGGCAAGGAAGTAGAGGATCGCAAACCTATGATCCCAGTATATATCAAAGTGAACGATGTAGTTGAAATGCCTGAAGGCAGTTTTACTGAAGTACAGATCGCTCTTGGAGAGGCTGAAACCGGAATTGTAGTGCCTGAAGCTGCATTACTGGAAGATTACGGTAATTTTTCTGTGATCGTACAAACCGGGGGTGAAAGTTTCGAGAGAATACCGGTGAAGATCGGGAAACGAAACGGAAAGAATGCGCAGGTCCTTAGCGGACTTGATGCCGGAGAGGTTGTCGTAACAACAGGAAATTACCAGGTTAAGATGGCTTCAATGTCCGGACAAACACCCGCACACGGTCATGATCATTAA
- a CDS encoding SnoaL-like polyketide cyclase gives MRTTEEVLKDHLELSKKGSIEEDLHRNFSKDLILLTTHGIYKGHEGLRELNKMLIKDFPEADFNYINFHFEDEIAFLEWTANSDNSQIDDGADSYIVREGLIIAQTIHYTIRKKK, from the coding sequence ATGAGAACTACAGAAGAAGTATTAAAAGATCATCTGGAACTTTCTAAAAAGGGATCTATAGAAGAGGACCTGCATAGAAACTTTTCCAAAGATTTGATCCTGCTTACTACGCATGGTATTTATAAAGGACATGAAGGACTAAGGGAATTAAATAAAATGCTGATCAAAGATTTCCCCGAAGCGGATTTTAACTATATCAATTTTCATTTTGAAGATGAAATAGCTTTTCTGGAATGGACTGCAAATTCAGACAATTCACAAATAGATGACGGAGCAGATTCCTACATAGTGCGCGAGGGGCTGATAATTGCCCAGACCATTCATTATACTATCCGAAAGAAAAAATGA
- a CDS encoding heavy-metal-associated domain-containing protein, with translation MIRLKKEIFTVLLTGTVLVFSGNPASAMEQENKNQIEVKTQKQMTAKTLHLKITGMHCQSGCANGIDAMLKEQKGIIKSETSFDKSSSIIEYDSKQISEEKILSLIKDRGFEVEVVTEKGTSVKS, from the coding sequence ATGATACGATTAAAAAAAGAAATTTTCACGGTATTGTTGACCGGAACGGTACTTGTGTTTTCCGGGAATCCCGCAAGCGCTATGGAGCAGGAAAATAAAAATCAAATTGAAGTTAAAACCCAAAAGCAGATGACGGCAAAAACCCTACACTTAAAAATCACAGGCATGCATTGCCAGTCCGGCTGTGCCAATGGTATCGATGCGATGCTCAAAGAGCAAAAAGGCATTATAAAAAGTGAGACAAGTTTTGATAAAAGCTCCTCGATTATTGAATATGACTCAAAGCAGATTTCAGAAGAAAAGATACTCTCCCTTATTAAAGACCGTGGGTTTGAAGTGGAAGTTGTAACCGAAAAAGGAACTTCTGTAAAATCATAG
- a CDS encoding permease: MESNILQLLLESLKTTGLLIWYTLWAFILGYILSSAIQTLVTREQMSNLLGKTGIKQMSLAGFFGFISSSCSFASLAATRSVMVKGAHPKNAISFLIATTNLIIETGIVLWLLVGWKFVLANFALGFIMISYAYLLYRFFISKKVALAGKEHAEKLEAEELKHPSPEGMKWYEKLVSKEGIKIISFKFLGEWKMAYKEVLIGFTIAGIVSAFVPDSFWNSVFIESGAETQSFLAIVEHALVAPILAVFTFVGSLGNIPLAAILWSKNASFAGVMAFLGADLVAATVIYLNAKYYGWKFTIYMSLLLYVCMVAAGITVHYLFAVFNAIPTARPESLQNMLSFDTNSHTFYLNIIFGIIGIVLLIVRWRFIQKAK; this comes from the coding sequence ATGGAATCAAATATTTTACAACTCCTTCTCGAATCTTTAAAAACTACCGGATTATTAATCTGGTACACCTTATGGGCCTTTATTTTAGGCTACATCCTTTCCTCTGCCATCCAAACTTTGGTCACCAGGGAACAAATGTCGAACCTGTTAGGTAAAACCGGGATAAAGCAAATGAGCCTTGCCGGGTTCTTTGGCTTTATATCTTCTTCCTGTTCTTTCGCTTCACTGGCGGCCACACGATCAGTAATGGTGAAGGGTGCCCATCCTAAAAATGCTATTTCCTTTTTAATAGCCACTACAAACCTTATAATAGAAACAGGTATAGTATTATGGCTTTTGGTAGGATGGAAATTTGTTTTAGCCAATTTCGCCTTAGGCTTTATAATGATTAGTTATGCTTATTTATTGTACCGCTTTTTTATATCAAAAAAAGTAGCCCTGGCAGGAAAAGAACATGCTGAAAAACTGGAAGCCGAAGAATTAAAACATCCTTCCCCAGAGGGGATGAAATGGTATGAAAAGCTTGTTTCTAAAGAAGGTATAAAAATCATCAGCTTTAAATTTTTGGGAGAATGGAAAATGGCCTACAAAGAAGTGTTGATAGGCTTTACCATTGCAGGAATTGTATCGGCTTTTGTTCCCGATAGTTTTTGGAATTCAGTTTTTATTGAAAGCGGTGCCGAAACCCAGTCTTTCCTCGCAATAGTGGAGCATGCTTTGGTAGCTCCTATCCTGGCTGTCTTTACGTTTGTGGGTTCCCTGGGCAATATCCCATTGGCGGCTATCTTATGGTCAAAAAATGCTTCTTTTGCCGGGGTAATGGCTTTCCTGGGAGCAGACCTGGTAGCGGCTACGGTGATATATCTTAATGCAAAGTACTATGGCTGGAAATTTACCATTTATATGTCCCTTTTACTATACGTATGTATGGTAGCCGCCGGGATAACCGTACATTATCTTTTTGCTGTTTTTAATGCCATTCCCACGGCACGCCCTGAATCCTTACAAAATATGCTGAGCTTTGATACCAATTCCCATACTTTTTATCTGAATATTATTTTTGGGATCATTGGGATTGTTCTGCTAATTGTGAGATGGCGGTTTATTCAAAAAGCCAAATAG
- a CDS encoding thioredoxin family protein has protein sequence MKRQIEIFTANCPVCDPVVKMVKELSCDNCEITTYNLVEQCDDKICINKMQEYGVKRIPAVAVDGKLLECCTNNGVSKEKLIDAGIGKAS, from the coding sequence ATGAAAAGACAAATAGAAATATTTACGGCAAATTGTCCGGTATGTGATCCGGTAGTGAAAATGGTAAAAGAATTGTCCTGCGATAATTGCGAGATTACCACCTATAACCTGGTGGAACAATGTGATGATAAGATCTGTATAAACAAGATGCAGGAGTATGGAGTAAAACGAATCCCCGCGGTGGCAGTTGATGGGAAATTGTTAGAATGCTGTACAAACAATGGGGTGAGCAAAGAAAAGCTTATCGACGCAGGAATAGGAAAAGCCAGCTAA
- a CDS encoding IS3 family transposase, with translation MNRQVYYRAIKSKTHRQLIAGQVLSLVRSIRNLMPRLGTRKLYHMLRAELSKINVGRDKLFRILKANHMLITPKKRYHITTDSHHRFRKYKNSVSEIEFKRPEQVWVSDITYTGNRKNPSYLALVTDAYSKKIMGYDLSASLEVGGSLRALEMAFKKRSYENRPLIHHSDRGLQYCSNEYQQLLKDRFVSTSMTEKYDPYENAIAERVNGILKQEFSIAAFDTNLVTKKLIVKDAINLYNSLRPHLSNHMLTPDKMHKQQKLKRKQYKSKKLNNESHCSA, from the coding sequence GTGAATAGGCAGGTATATTACAGAGCTATAAAATCCAAAACACACAGACAGCTAATAGCCGGGCAGGTCCTTTCCTTGGTGCGCTCCATTAGAAATCTTATGCCCAGGCTGGGCACAAGAAAACTGTATCATATGCTCAGGGCTGAATTGAGCAAAATCAATGTCGGGAGAGATAAATTATTCAGAATTCTAAAAGCAAACCACATGCTTATAACTCCAAAAAAGCGCTATCACATAACAACGGACTCGCACCACAGGTTCAGAAAGTATAAAAATAGTGTAAGTGAGATCGAATTTAAGCGCCCAGAACAAGTATGGGTAAGCGATATAACCTATACAGGCAATAGGAAAAACCCATCATATCTTGCCTTGGTTACAGATGCCTACTCAAAGAAAATAATGGGGTACGATCTGTCTGCAAGTTTAGAAGTGGGAGGATCTCTACGAGCTCTTGAAATGGCTTTTAAAAAAAGAAGCTATGAAAATCGACCACTGATACATCACTCAGACAGAGGTTTACAATATTGCTCGAATGAATATCAGCAGCTATTGAAAGACAGATTTGTGAGTACAAGCATGACCGAAAAATACGACCCTTATGAAAATGCAATTGCTGAGCGCGTAAATGGAATCTTAAAACAAGAATTTTCAATAGCAGCCTTCGATACAAACCTAGTAACAAAAAAATTGATAGTTAAAGATGCCATCAACCTTTACAACTCGTTAAGGCCTCACTTATCTAATCATATGCTCACACCAGACAAAATGCATAAGCAACAAAAATTAAAAAGAAAACAATACAAATCAAAAAAGCTGAACAATGAAAGTCACTGTTCAGCTTAA
- a CDS encoding MFS transporter, translating to MDNPNPKKTLSTIFAPLAMAAGLIFFQAYMIAPLIPKLATIFNVSEQRIGLIVPAYMLAYGVSVLFYGFLSDKFGRKRILQISLLAFIVLTAITALAQSASQLILLRLLTGLGASGVVPMSLALVGDIFEPSERGRPLGLLFAAMEGGMALGSTAGVMLEPYTGWRMLFLATAPLAALALWILVARMGWKQEPHKSGHSLKKMLGGFYRLLAFPRGLRTYLFVFWNGIFHSGIYTWLGVYFVQKYDLGPIEIGLAILGYGLPGFFFGSLIGRTADSRGRYPIILIGLATAAIATATLALEIPVLVAALAVTLISLGYDLTQPLFAGIVTELGGKTKGGQAMGLNVFALFTGFGLGSLLFGELLKLGLNRTLIIFAGVQVVFTIVAAQLLKTEIKLSTK from the coding sequence ATGGACAATCCAAATCCAAAAAAAACTTTAAGCACTATTTTCGCTCCCCTGGCCATGGCAGCAGGTTTAATATTTTTTCAGGCGTATATGATAGCGCCACTTATTCCTAAACTGGCAACTATTTTTAATGTATCAGAACAGCGGATTGGTCTTATAGTACCCGCTTATATGCTGGCTTATGGAGTTTCAGTCCTGTTTTATGGTTTCCTATCCGATAAATTTGGAAGAAAGCGCATTCTTCAAATTTCCCTACTGGCTTTTATTGTATTAACAGCGATAACCGCCCTGGCGCAATCGGCTTCACAACTCATACTGTTACGATTGCTCACGGGTTTAGGTGCAAGCGGTGTGGTGCCAATGTCCCTGGCACTTGTAGGGGATATATTCGAACCTTCGGAAAGAGGGAGGCCACTGGGACTTTTATTTGCCGCTATGGAAGGAGGAATGGCTTTAGGTTCTACCGCCGGGGTAATGTTGGAACCTTATACAGGCTGGCGCATGTTATTTTTGGCAACTGCACCTTTGGCTGCTTTGGCATTATGGATACTGGTAGCCCGAATGGGCTGGAAACAGGAACCTCATAAATCCGGCCATTCATTAAAAAAAATGTTAGGTGGGTTTTACCGGCTACTCGCTTTCCCACGGGGGCTAAGGACTTATTTATTCGTATTCTGGAATGGGATCTTCCATTCAGGTATTTATACCTGGTTAGGGGTCTATTTTGTACAAAAGTATGATCTGGGCCCAATAGAAATTGGTTTGGCCATTCTTGGTTATGGCTTGCCAGGATTTTTCTTTGGTTCCCTTATAGGGCGCACAGCTGATAGCCGGGGGCGTTACCCGATTATTTTAATAGGTTTGGCAACAGCGGCCATAGCAACCGCCACTCTCGCTCTGGAAATACCAGTTCTTGTTGCCGCCCTTGCAGTCACCTTGATTTCTTTGGGATACGACCTCACGCAACCTTTATTTGCAGGTATAGTAACCGAATTGGGTGGTAAAACAAAGGGAGGCCAGGCCATGGGGCTCAACGTTTTTGCATTGTTTACAGGTTTTGGCCTTGGGAGCTTATTGTTTGGGGAATTATTGAAACTAGGGTTAAACCGGACGTTAATTATTTTTGCGGGCGTACAGGTAGTATTTACAATTGTAGCCGCACAACTTTTAAAAACAGAAATAAAATTATCAACTAAATGA
- a CDS encoding efflux RND transporter permease subunit, translated as MLNKILSISLQNRLLVLLSAVVLSVTGFYLARNMNVDVFPDLTAPTVTILTEAHGMESEEVEKLVTYQLETAMNGSPNVRRIRSSSAAGISIVWVEFDWGTDIYKARQIVSERIPMVRENLPTGIGAPTMAPISSIMGEVMLLGVTSDSLSPMELRTLSDWQIRPRIKAIGGIANVVVIGGDYKQYQVFADPGKMKYYDVSLEELIEKVKEANTNAPGGFLNQYGNQYIIKGSGRAYAIDDLEEAVVKQVNGQSIKIKDLAEVQIGAADKIGDGSLNAEPAVILTISKQPDVNTLELTERLDEAIAELETSLPESVEIKSQIFRQADFIDASISNLNMTLLEGAFFVVIVLFIFLMNWRTTLISLLAIPISLLVSIIVLKMLGYTINIMSLGGMAIAIGALVDDAIIDVENVYKRLRENIRKPKAERQSVITVVRDASVEIRSSIIIATLIIIVSFVPLFFLGGMEGRLLKPLGIAFITSVLTSLIVAVTVTPVLCSYLLKKEKMLKKQSEGTKVERWLQKAYADILNRALKIPKTVIAVTVVAFLLSIALFTQLGRSFLPEFNEGSLVISVVGPPSMSLEESNKTGNQVEQLLLEMPEVDVVTRRTGRAELDEHAQGVNAAEIDVPFTLEDKSKEEFFEDVREKLSIVPGVNITLGQPIAHRIDHMLSGTRANIAIKIFGPDLQQLYEIGKNVEENITPIDGLADVAVDQQIEVPQIKITPKRQILSAYGMTVGQLMEQVDIAFAGHEVGEIYEGQKYFDLVVRYKEDVRNSIEKIKTALIGLPNGSQVPLQQLANVSSVSSPNTISREDVQRKIVVAANVQGRDLRSAVEEIRETVNSSVKIPEGYRVQYGGQFESESRASQMLLITAIIAIFVIFLLLYFEFNNVKLAFVVLVNLPLALIGGILIVYFTSGIVSIASTIGFISLFGIATRNGILLVSRYEDLRKEGLGGYELIKSGALDRLNPILMTAFTTGLALIPLALKGGEPGSEIQSPMAVVILGGLLSATVLNLVVIPCVYELVTRKD; from the coding sequence ATGTTAAATAAAATATTATCGATTTCGCTTCAAAACCGGCTTCTGGTTCTTCTGTCGGCTGTGGTACTGAGCGTCACCGGGTTTTACCTCGCACGTAATATGAACGTGGATGTATTCCCAGACCTTACCGCACCTACCGTAACCATACTAACGGAAGCACACGGAATGGAAAGTGAAGAGGTAGAGAAACTAGTGACCTATCAGCTCGAAACCGCGATGAACGGCTCGCCAAATGTAAGAAGGATTCGTTCTTCCTCAGCAGCCGGGATCTCCATCGTTTGGGTTGAATTTGACTGGGGCACCGATATTTACAAGGCAAGACAGATTGTAAGTGAACGTATTCCAATGGTTCGTGAAAACCTGCCTACAGGAATAGGAGCGCCTACCATGGCACCCATCTCCTCAATTATGGGGGAAGTAATGCTGTTGGGGGTAACCTCGGATAGTCTAAGCCCAATGGAATTAAGAACCCTTTCTGACTGGCAGATCCGTCCACGGATAAAGGCCATCGGAGGGATTGCAAACGTGGTAGTGATTGGAGGAGATTATAAACAATACCAGGTTTTCGCCGATCCCGGAAAAATGAAATATTACGATGTAAGTCTCGAAGAATTAATCGAGAAGGTTAAAGAGGCGAATACGAATGCTCCCGGTGGTTTTCTGAATCAATACGGAAATCAGTATATAATCAAAGGAAGTGGTAGGGCTTATGCGATAGATGATCTGGAGGAAGCTGTGGTAAAACAGGTGAACGGCCAGAGTATTAAAATAAAGGATCTTGCGGAAGTTCAGATAGGCGCTGCCGATAAGATCGGGGATGGCTCCCTGAATGCGGAACCTGCGGTTATTTTGACAATTTCCAAGCAGCCCGATGTCAATACGCTGGAACTCACGGAAAGACTGGATGAGGCCATTGCTGAACTGGAAACCAGTTTGCCGGAAAGCGTGGAGATCAAAAGTCAGATCTTCCGACAGGCAGACTTTATTGATGCTTCCATCAGCAATCTGAATATGACTCTGCTGGAAGGTGCATTTTTCGTGGTCATTGTATTATTCATATTCCTGATGAACTGGCGTACCACTCTAATTTCACTATTAGCGATCCCAATTTCGTTACTGGTATCGATTATCGTATTAAAAATGCTGGGCTATACCATCAATATCATGAGTTTGGGTGGAATGGCAATTGCAATTGGAGCACTGGTAGATGATGCTATTATTGATGTGGAGAATGTTTATAAACGCCTGCGCGAAAATATTCGAAAACCGAAAGCTGAAAGGCAGTCGGTGATCACCGTGGTAAGGGATGCGTCGGTGGAAATTAGAAGTTCCATCATCATAGCAACCCTTATCATTATTGTCTCTTTTGTGCCGCTGTTTTTCCTTGGCGGAATGGAAGGCCGATTGCTCAAACCTCTGGGAATTGCTTTTATCACTTCAGTATTGACGTCGCTGATTGTAGCGGTAACCGTTACTCCGGTGCTGTGTAGCTATCTTCTGAAAAAGGAGAAAATGCTGAAAAAGCAGTCCGAAGGAACAAAAGTGGAAAGATGGTTACAGAAGGCTTACGCCGATATTCTAAATCGAGCCTTAAAGATCCCTAAGACCGTGATCGCGGTAACAGTGGTTGCTTTTTTACTGAGTATTGCTTTATTTACGCAATTAGGAAGAAGTTTCCTTCCTGAATTCAACGAGGGATCACTCGTGATAAGTGTGGTAGGGCCTCCATCCATGTCGCTGGAAGAAAGTAATAAGACTGGAAATCAGGTAGAGCAATTATTGCTTGAAATGCCCGAAGTGGATGTGGTTACCAGAAGGACCGGTAGAGCTGAACTGGATGAGCATGCCCAGGGAGTAAATGCCGCCGAGATCGATGTACCATTCACCCTGGAAGATAAATCGAAAGAGGAATTCTTTGAGGACGTACGGGAAAAACTAAGTATTGTTCCCGGCGTTAATATTACTTTGGGGCAGCCTATAGCTCACCGTATCGATCATATGCTTTCGGGAACCAGGGCCAATATTGCAATTAAGATCTTTGGACCCGATCTTCAGCAGCTATATGAAATTGGTAAAAACGTGGAGGAGAATATTACTCCTATCGATGGGCTTGCGGATGTAGCTGTTGATCAGCAGATTGAAGTACCACAAATCAAAATCACTCCAAAACGCCAGATCCTTTCAGCTTATGGAATGACCGTAGGACAGTTAATGGAGCAGGTGGATATCGCTTTTGCCGGTCATGAGGTAGGTGAGATTTATGAAGGTCAGAAGTATTTTGACCTGGTAGTTCGTTATAAGGAGGATGTTAGAAACAGCATAGAAAAGATCAAAACCGCTTTGATAGGATTGCCAAATGGTTCACAAGTACCATTGCAACAGCTCGCGAACGTTTCCTCGGTAAGCAGTCCCAATACCATTAGCCGGGAAGATGTGCAAAGGAAAATTGTTGTTGCTGCCAATGTGCAGGGTCGGGATTTGAGAAGTGCGGTAGAAGAGATTCGCGAAACTGTGAATTCTTCCGTTAAAATTCCAGAAGGCTATAGGGTGCAATATGGTGGGCAATTTGAAAGTGAATCGAGAGCTTCACAAATGCTTTTGATCACTGCAATTATTGCAATCTTCGTGATCTTTCTCTTATTGTATTTTGAATTCAATAATGTGAAACTCGCTTTTGTGGTTCTCGTAAATCTGCCATTGGCATTAATAGGTGGAATTCTGATCGTTTATTTTACATCAGGAATTGTAAGTATAGCTTCCACGATAGGTTTTATCAGTTTATTTGGAATTGCTACTCGAAACGGAATTTTACTGGTTTCGAGATATGAAGATCTTCGGAAAGAAGGCCTTGGTGGATATGAGCTCATTAAATCTGGTGCGCTCGACAGGTTAAATCCAATTCTGATGACAGCCTTTACCACTGGATTGGCACTTATCCCACTTGCTTTAAAAGGAGGTGAGCCGGGAAGTGAGATCCAAAGTCCAATGGCTGTTGTAATTCTTGGAGGATTGCTTTCAGCAACGGTACTGAACCTCGTGGTGATACCTTGTGTGTATGAATTAGTTACGAGGAAAGATTAA
- a CDS encoding SDR family NAD(P)-dependent oxidoreductase, with translation MTGGSSGIGKAIISQFYKKGAKEIAVVGRDLKKMEDLKSQFPEANFLFIKADVSRLKDIKEITKFLIKEWKSMDILINSAGVVSAGALEKISDDDIIAQQNINTTGLILLTKHSLPYLKKSKQAAIINISSGLGLIGMPFYAPYAASKAAVRQFSESLRRELEPFPIHVMTVYPTATDTPMMETASSKDMDSPQLVASKTIAGLEKQEINVIMGGEQRVKDSKQNFEDPEGFDEKVKSMYDSMEKRASNHRSM, from the coding sequence ATCACAGGAGGTTCAAGCGGAATAGGTAAAGCCATAATCTCACAATTTTATAAAAAAGGGGCGAAAGAAATAGCCGTAGTTGGCAGGGATTTAAAGAAGATGGAGGATTTAAAATCGCAATTTCCCGAAGCAAATTTTCTTTTTATAAAAGCAGATGTTTCCAGGCTTAAAGATATTAAAGAGATCACCAAATTTTTAATTAAAGAGTGGAAATCTATGGACATTCTTATTAACTCTGCAGGGGTTGTAAGTGCAGGTGCCCTGGAAAAAATAAGCGATGATGATATTATAGCCCAACAAAATATAAATACTACCGGTCTTATTTTACTCACTAAGCATTCATTGCCCTACCTTAAAAAAAGTAAACAGGCTGCAATAATCAACATTTCTTCTGGTTTAGGATTAATAGGCATGCCTTTTTATGCGCCTTATGCTGCAAGTAAGGCGGCAGTAAGGCAATTTTCGGAATCTCTTCGCCGTGAATTGGAACCGTTTCCCATACACGTTATGACCGTCTATCCCACGGCAACCGATACTCCTATGATGGAAACCGCTTCTTCCAAAGATATGGACAGTCCCCAGCTTGTTGCTTCAAAAACCATTGCAGGTCTGGAGAAACAGGAAATCAACGTAATAATGGGCGGCGAACAACGCGTTAAGGACAGTAAACAAAATTTTGAAGATCCAGAAGGATTTGACGAAAAGGTAAAGTCTATGTATGATTCCATGGAAAAACGTGCTTCCAACCACAGGTCTATGTAA
- a CDS encoding GDCCVxC domain-containing (seleno)protein, whose translation MKIQLISAITCPDCGHTKDEEMPTTACQFFYQCKNCSQLLKPKEGDCCVYCSYGTVACPPIQEGTNCC comes from the coding sequence ATGAAAATACAGCTAATATCTGCCATTACGTGTCCTGATTGCGGACATACAAAAGATGAAGAAATGCCCACAACCGCCTGTCAGTTTTTTTACCAATGTAAAAATTGCAGTCAATTATTGAAACCAAAGGAAGGTGATTGCTGCGTTTATTGCTCTTATGGTACTGTTGCCTGCCCACCTATACAGGAAGGCACAAATTGCTGCTAA
- a CDS encoding metal-sensitive transcriptional regulator, giving the protein MIPRDLSKDIKTRLQSISGQLNGLIKMLDEDKDPEKILIQFKAAQKGLDKAHFLLLDEVYRKALAIKISETAEACPGDCGNEDRIEFIRKQFPDLELDTLTARMKEIDDLRARINENSNT; this is encoded by the coding sequence ATGATACCACGAGATTTAAGTAAGGATATAAAAACCCGTTTGCAGAGCATCAGCGGCCAGCTTAACGGACTTATAAAAATGCTGGACGAGGATAAAGATCCTGAAAAAATCCTGATCCAGTTCAAAGCAGCGCAAAAAGGGCTGGATAAAGCTCATTTCCTCCTTTTAGATGAAGTGTACAGAAAAGCTCTGGCCATAAAAATTTCTGAAACTGCCGAAGCCTGCCCGGGAGATTGCGGAAATGAGGATCGCATTGAATTTATACGAAAACAATTCCCGGATTTAGAACTGGATACTCTCACCGCCAGAATGAAAGAAATTGATGATTTGAGAGCACGTATTAATGAAAATTCAAATACGTAG
- a CDS encoding heavy-metal-associated domain-containing protein: protein MKKLALLIVVVVLGSFSTNAQIQKVDQEVFGMDCAPCAYGLERGLKKMDGLEKVQVSLNDGKAYLDLANNNKLSLRQIQEEVKKNGFSAKNAEIVIKGNFVEQDGTYAIQTGKETFTIAEATSTNLRSRLKPGIVKVKGIVQDEEDGNLTNKWKLNITQVY, encoded by the coding sequence ATGAAAAAACTAGCATTGTTAATCGTAGTTGTGGTTCTTGGAAGTTTTAGCACCAATGCCCAAATCCAGAAAGTAGATCAGGAAGTCTTTGGAATGGACTGTGCTCCCTGTGCCTATGGGTTGGAACGCGGACTCAAAAAAATGGACGGCCTGGAAAAAGTGCAGGTTAGCCTGAATGACGGTAAAGCTTATCTTGATTTGGCAAATAACAATAAATTGAGCCTTAGGCAAATTCAGGAGGAAGTAAAAAAGAATGGTTTTTCAGCTAAGAATGCCGAAATAGTTATAAAGGGCAACTTCGTTGAGCAGGATGGCACTTATGCAATACAAACCGGGAAAGAAACTTTTACGATAGCTGAAGCAACTTCTACCAATTTACGTTCCAGGTTAAAACCTGGAATTGTAAAAGTGAAAGGGATAGTTCAGGATGAAGAAGACGGTAATTTAACTAATAAATGGAAATTAAATATCACCCAGGTTTATTAG